A window of Rhinolophus ferrumequinum isolate MPI-CBG mRhiFer1 chromosome X, mRhiFer1_v1.p, whole genome shotgun sequence contains these coding sequences:
- the LOC117036983 gene encoding translation initiation factor IF-2-like: MHTGKLPPSLLTQPIAWSKWTSATSWQISPFLRWAPGLGLESKQLALQGWGEALQAGARDETQVVTRTGSCAFKPPFHLGKPTPALEGRVAPERPLILHSPLSPLPFPSPPPLIPSPPRPSGRLPAFRHLAACRTPGASERQASHGDGAARGAAMEPAGGARALCCQPARSPPPARQLPASRAGCCRPANLHMPRRPAPLSPTPVQSSGTRAP; this comes from the exons ATGCACACTGGAAAGCTG cctccttcccttctcacccAACCAATCGCATGGTCTAAGTGGACCTCTGCTACTAGCTGGCAGATCTCTCCCTTCCTGAGGTGGGCTCCCGGGCTGGGCCTGGAATCGAAACAGCTCGCactccagggctggggagaggcgCTGCAAGCAGGAGCCAGAGACGAAACTCAAG TTGTGACCCGAACTGGGAGCTGTGCCTTTAAGCCGCCTTTCCATTTGGGGAAACCGACGCCAGCACTCGAGGGTCGGGTGGCGCCGGAAAGGCCCCTCATTCTGCACTCCCCtctttcccccctccctttcccctctcccccgccTCTTATCCCCTCCCCTCCTCGGCCGTCCGGCCGCCTCCCCGCCTTCCGTCACCTCGCCGCCTGCCGCACTCCTGGAGCGAGCGAGCGACAAGCGAGCCACGGCGATGGGGCCGCCCGCGGCGCAGCCATGGAGCCCGCCGGAGGAGCCCGCGCGCTCTGCTGCCAACCTGCCCGCAGCCCGCCGCCTGCGCGCCAGCTCCCCGCGTCCCGGGCCGGCTGCTGCCGCCCCGCCAACCTCCACATGCCCCGCCGCCCGGCGCCACTGAGCCCCACGCCTGTGCAGAGCTCAGGGACACGGGCGCCCTAG